Proteins from a single region of Erythrobacter sp.:
- a CDS encoding glycoside hydrolase family 25 protein: MARGRKSSARRAPRRWIMRGIALVVLVAIAFAGWLWWDMREWRPDEALYPEQGALVPAEGPAPVRFETLKAIGAQFVYLPLTQSPKDFAVRFAAARAAGLKVGVMLDFDPCLGADRQSGLFTQMVPRDAALLPPAISLTRLSDGCTPKVSDAATESELMTLINQIEIHSGEPVILRLSPGFEERHNTATALSRDLWLMRDRARPDYAPRPWLLWSANSRLVTDAAEEPIEWVVVQK, translated from the coding sequence ATGGCACGCGGTCGCAAGTCATCGGCGCGCCGGGCGCCGCGGCGCTGGATCATGCGCGGGATTGCGCTGGTGGTGCTGGTCGCCATCGCCTTTGCCGGCTGGCTGTGGTGGGACATGCGCGAATGGCGTCCGGACGAGGCGCTCTATCCCGAACAGGGCGCGCTCGTGCCGGCAGAGGGCCCGGCGCCGGTGCGGTTCGAGACGCTGAAGGCGATCGGCGCGCAGTTCGTCTATCTGCCGCTGACCCAGAGCCCCAAGGATTTTGCCGTCCGCTTTGCCGCCGCGCGCGCGGCGGGTCTGAAGGTCGGCGTGATGCTCGATTTCGATCCCTGCCTTGGCGCGGACCGGCAGAGCGGGCTGTTCACCCAGATGGTGCCGCGCGATGCCGCCCTGCTGCCGCCCGCGATCAGCCTCACCCGCCTGTCGGATGGCTGCACCCCCAAGGTCAGCGATGCCGCGACCGAGAGCGAGCTGATGACCCTGATCAACCAGATCGAGATCCATAGCGGCGAGCCGGTGATCCTGCGCCTGTCGCCCGGTTTCGAGGAGCGCCACAACACTGCGACGGCCCTGTCGCGCGATCTGTGGCTGATGCGCGACCGCGCGCGGCCCGACTATGCGCCGCGCCCGTGGCTGCTATGGAGTGCCAACAGTCGGCTCGTCACCGATGCCGCCGAGGAGCCGATCGAATGGGTGGTGGTGCAGAAGTAG
- a CDS encoding UPF0262 family protein, with protein sequence MADTPPDSLPVSPAPGGSGAHRIAQVTLDEATILWRNADVEQERRVAIYDLIEENTFKPLRSVERGAKGPFHLHLSVTDGRLAMDISDEAGQLLETLLIGMARFRRPIREYFAICDSYYQAIRKATPAEIETIDMARRGIHNNAAELLLERLEGKVDTDFATARRLFTLICVLHIKG encoded by the coding sequence ATGGCCGATACGCCGCCCGATTCCCTGCCTGTTTCGCCCGCCCCCGGAGGTTCGGGCGCGCATCGCATTGCCCAGGTCACGCTTGATGAAGCCACGATCCTGTGGCGCAATGCCGATGTCGAGCAGGAACGGCGGGTGGCGATCTATGATCTGATCGAGGAAAACACCTTCAAGCCGTTGCGCTCTGTCGAGCGCGGGGCGAAGGGCCCGTTCCACCTCCACCTGTCGGTGACCGACGGGCGGCTGGCGATGGATATCAGCGACGAGGCCGGCCAGCTGCTCGAAACCCTGCTGATCGGCATGGCCCGTTTCCGCCGCCCGATCCGCGAATATTTCGCGATCTGCGATTCCTATTATCAGGCGATCCGCAAGGCGACCCCGGCCGAGATCGAGACGATCGACATGGCCCGCCGCGGGATCCACAACAACGCTGCCGAGCTGCTGCTGGAACGGCTGGAGGGCAAGGTCGATACCGATTTCGCCACCGCCCGCCGCCTGTTCACGCTGATCTGCGTGCTCCACATCAAGGGCTGA
- a CDS encoding replicative DNA helicase, with protein MAEPEKVTPINAALPAADAPLRKLPSNLDAEAAFLGAVLIDNRVIEELQVPIRPDHFFEPLHQRIYERVLTLIERNATASPVTLRPFFEADEALRELGGTSYLAQLTANGAGLLLPRELSQQIYDLALLRQLVSVGRGLVEGALDTSEDTSPLERISQAEADLFKVAEGAATGREAATFRDAALTAIKMAEAAMNSGGGLSGKTSGLDSIDRKTSGLHNSDLIILAGRPGMGKTSLATNIAFNCAEAHLAFQREGGEFNYGAPVAFFSLEMSADQLATRILAEQAEISSEALRSGKLSREDFQKLSFASQRLAELPLYIDDTPALTIAALRTRARRLKRRHDIGLIVVDYLQLLQGSGRANDNRVNEISEISRGLKTLAKELQVPVIALSQLSRAVEQREDKRPQLSDLRESGSIEQDADMVWFIFRSDYYHMLVKPDTPDGSSTPDEQEKYRAWEEKYEALVGKATLIVAKQRHGSTGNVPLHFQSDITKFTSPNFKDYSDYGFE; from the coding sequence ATGGCCGAACCTGAAAAAGTCACTCCGATCAACGCTGCCCTGCCCGCAGCCGATGCGCCGCTGCGCAAGCTGCCGTCCAATCTCGACGCGGAAGCCGCGTTTCTGGGCGCAGTGCTGATCGACAACCGGGTGATCGAGGAATTGCAGGTTCCGATCCGCCCCGATCACTTCTTCGAGCCGCTGCACCAGCGCATCTACGAGCGCGTGCTGACCCTGATTGAGCGCAATGCCACGGCCTCGCCCGTCACCCTGCGCCCTTTCTTCGAAGCCGACGAGGCCCTGCGCGAGCTCGGCGGCACCTCCTACCTCGCCCAGCTGACCGCCAATGGCGCAGGCCTGCTGCTGCCGCGCGAGTTGTCCCAGCAGATCTATGACCTTGCCCTGCTGCGCCAGCTGGTGAGCGTCGGGCGCGGTCTCGTCGAAGGCGCGCTCGATACTTCGGAAGACACCTCCCCGCTCGAACGCATCTCCCAGGCCGAAGCCGATCTGTTCAAGGTGGCCGAGGGCGCGGCGACCGGGCGCGAGGCAGCGACCTTCCGCGATGCCGCGCTGACCGCGATCAAGATGGCCGAAGCGGCGATGAATTCGGGCGGCGGCCTGTCGGGCAAGACCTCGGGCCTCGATTCGATCGACCGCAAGACCTCCGGCCTCCACAATTCCGACCTCATCATCCTCGCCGGACGCCCCGGCATGGGCAAGACCTCGCTTGCCACCAACATCGCCTTCAACTGCGCCGAAGCCCACCTCGCCTTCCAGCGCGAAGGCGGCGAGTTCAACTACGGCGCGCCGGTCGCCTTCTTCAGCCTCGAAATGAGCGCCGACCAGCTGGCCACGCGTATCCTTGCCGAACAGGCGGAGATTTCCTCCGAAGCCCTGCGCAGCGGGAAACTCAGCCGCGAGGATTTCCAGAAGCTCTCCTTCGCCAGCCAGCGCCTCGCCGAACTGCCGCTCTATATCGACGATACGCCTGCGCTCACCATCGCCGCACTGCGCACCCGCGCGCGGCGGCTGAAGCGGCGGCATGATATCGGCCTGATCGTGGTCGACTATCTCCAGCTGCTGCAAGGCTCGGGCCGGGCGAACGACAACCGCGTCAACGAAATCTCGGAAATCAGCCGCGGGTTGAAGACGCTGGCGAAAGAGCTTCAGGTTCCGGTGATCGCCCTGTCGCAGCTCTCCCGCGCGGTCGAACAGCGCGAGGACAAGCGCCCGCAGCTTTCCGACCTTCGCGAATCCGGCTCGATCGAGCAGGACGCGGACATGGTGTGGTTCATCTTCCGCTCGGACTATTACCACATGCTGGTGAAGCCCGACACGCCCGACGGCTCATCCACCCCCGACGAGCAGGAAAAATACCGCGCCTGGGAAGAGAAATACGAAGCGCTGGTGGGCAAGGCGACGCTGATCGTGGCCAAGCAGCGCCACGGCTCGACCGGCAATGTCCCGCTCCACTTCCAGAGCGACATCACCAAGTTCACCTCGCCCAACTTCAAGGACTATTCAGACTACGGGTTCGAGTAG
- a CDS encoding cyanophycinase, with translation MRAGIVVVGLAMFVAPVVARADEGTLVIVGGGLDWSNAEVFSALLEARPADAPAIAIIPAATQGIAGSTRAMTAALVRHGARPEDVAVVRLALADDPATREVDESTWRGNAHDPAEIAKVARAGAIWFVGGDQQNITAVLREADGRDTPMAAAIRRRLAEGAVVGGTSAGGMVMGADMIMEGQSLGPPLVAGGGDPLVLGAGLGFLERVLIHVHFGERGHLGLLAAAVTDPGRPVRLGLGIDEDTALVVKPGSGTARVVGTGYVTLLDARAAQRKVGRRTAITGLSPGLAAAGDSIDLATWQVTPASARRAVTTRAPEEAPLLPGGGMAYGDQRLAAVAGEALL, from the coding sequence ATGCGGGCAGGAATAGTGGTGGTAGGTCTGGCGATGTTCGTCGCCCCGGTCGTGGCACGCGCCGACGAGGGAACTCTGGTGATCGTCGGCGGCGGGCTTGACTGGAGCAACGCCGAGGTCTTTTCGGCCCTGCTGGAAGCGCGCCCAGCCGATGCACCCGCCATCGCCATCATCCCCGCAGCCACGCAAGGTATCGCCGGTTCGACCCGTGCGATGACCGCAGCGCTCGTCCGGCACGGGGCGAGGCCCGAAGATGTCGCCGTGGTGCGCCTTGCCCTTGCCGACGATCCCGCGACGCGCGAGGTGGACGAGAGCACCTGGCGCGGCAATGCGCATGATCCGGCCGAGATCGCGAAGGTCGCCCGCGCCGGTGCGATCTGGTTCGTTGGTGGCGATCAGCAAAACATCACTGCCGTGCTGCGTGAGGCCGATGGGCGCGACACCCCGATGGCCGCCGCGATCCGCCGCCGCCTTGCCGAAGGCGCGGTGGTGGGAGGCACCTCGGCAGGGGGCATGGTGATGGGCGCGGATATGATCATGGAGGGCCAAAGCCTAGGCCCGCCGCTTGTCGCCGGGGGCGGCGATCCGCTTGTGCTGGGGGCGGGGCTCGGTTTTCTCGAGCGCGTCCTGATCCACGTGCATTTTGGCGAGCGAGGGCATCTCGGGTTGCTCGCTGCGGCTGTGACCGATCCCGGTCGGCCGGTCCGTCTCGGGCTCGGGATCGACGAGGACACCGCGCTGGTGGTGAAGCCCGGCAGCGGCACGGCGCGCGTTGTGGGGACCGGCTATGTGACCCTGCTCGATGCCCGCGCGGCGCAGCGCAAGGTGGGGCGGCGCACCGCGATCACCGGCCTTTCCCCTGGCCTCGCCGCAGCCGGTGACAGCATCGATCTTGCCACCTGGCAGGTCACCCCGGCGTCCGCCCGCCGTGCCGTGACCACGCGCGCACCGGAGGAGGCCCCGCTCCTGCCCGGCGGCGGGATGGCCTATGGCGATCAGCGCCTTGCCGCAGTGGCTGGCGAGGCGCTGCTCTAA